Proteins from one Solidesulfovibrio fructosivorans JJ] genomic window:
- the rpiA gene encoding ribose-5-phosphate isomerase RpiA — protein sequence MDTPSTFSPEETAGFKRAAAAHAAAMVEPGMAVGMGHGSTAVAAVPVLAERAARGELPGTYFVPAAHFMAEALRRAGLPVAGLDDAPVLDITIDGADEIDPAGNCIKGGGGALLYEKIVGQAAQRLVIVADAGKLSPRLCSRHALPVEITPFALASELRFLRRIGGNPSLRQRPDGDPMRTERGNVIADCAFAPLPDPAALATSLDARAGVAGHGLFVGLASCIVVAGPDGVRELEVGG from the coding sequence ATGGATACGCCAAGCACCTTCAGTCCCGAGGAAACGGCCGGCTTCAAGCGGGCCGCCGCGGCCCATGCCGCCGCCATGGTCGAACCGGGCATGGCCGTGGGCATGGGACACGGCTCCACGGCCGTGGCCGCCGTCCCCGTTCTGGCCGAGCGCGCCGCGCGGGGCGAGCTCCCCGGCACGTACTTCGTGCCGGCGGCCCATTTCATGGCCGAAGCCCTGCGCCGCGCCGGCCTGCCCGTGGCCGGCCTGGACGACGCCCCGGTCCTGGATATCACCATCGACGGGGCCGACGAGATCGACCCGGCCGGCAACTGCATCAAGGGCGGCGGCGGCGCGCTGCTCTACGAGAAAATCGTGGGCCAGGCGGCGCAGCGCCTCGTCATCGTGGCCGACGCGGGCAAGCTCTCGCCGCGCCTTTGCTCACGCCACGCCCTGCCCGTGGAGATCACGCCCTTCGCCCTGGCCAGCGAACTGCGCTTCCTGCGCCGGATCGGCGGCAACCCGTCCCTGCGCCAGCGCCCGGACGGCGACCCCATGCGCACCGAACGCGGCAACGTCATCGCGGATTGCGCCTTCGCCCCGCTTCCCGACCCGGCCGCCCTGGCGACAAGCCTCGACGCCCGGGCCGGCGTGGCCGGACACGGCCTCTTCGTCGGCCTGGCCTCGTGCATCGTGGTGGCCGGCCCGGACGGCGTCCGGGAACTGGAGGTTGGAGGATAA
- a CDS encoding transaldolase family protein, giving the protein MRPESLKTRIFLDGADPEETRQVIKALGFLDGQTTNPSLLAKNPEAQAHKTQGNKFSATAIYQFYKELCQELSGLLPEGSVSIEVYADETTPVAPMLEQAREFDTWIPNAHIKLPTTTAGLEAANVLTGEGRRVNMTLVFSQAQAAAVYAATKGAARGAVFLSPFIGRLDDRGENGMDLIKNIIRMYGPGDGHVEVLTASVRSMEHFLCALAVGSDIITAPYKILMDWAEAGLPIPGPAYIYEPSGLAPIAYEPLNLDGRWRDYPIAHPLTDAGMAKFSADWNSLIDMEA; this is encoded by the coding sequence ATGCGACCTGAAAGTCTGAAAACGCGCATTTTTCTGGACGGAGCCGACCCCGAGGAAACCCGGCAGGTCATAAAGGCCCTGGGATTTCTTGACGGCCAGACCACCAATCCGAGCCTTCTGGCCAAAAATCCCGAGGCCCAGGCCCACAAGACCCAGGGGAACAAGTTCAGTGCCACGGCCATTTACCAGTTCTACAAGGAACTGTGCCAGGAACTCTCGGGGCTTTTGCCCGAGGGTTCGGTGTCCATCGAGGTCTACGCCGACGAGACGACGCCGGTTGCCCCCATGCTGGAGCAGGCGAGGGAGTTCGACACCTGGATTCCCAATGCCCACATCAAGCTGCCGACGACCACGGCCGGCCTGGAGGCGGCGAACGTGCTCACCGGCGAGGGCCGGCGCGTCAACATGACCCTGGTCTTCAGCCAGGCCCAGGCGGCGGCCGTGTATGCCGCCACAAAGGGCGCGGCGCGAGGGGCCGTGTTTCTTTCGCCCTTTATCGGCCGTCTCGACGACCGGGGCGAAAACGGCATGGACCTCATCAAGAATATCATCCGCATGTACGGGCCCGGCGACGGCCACGTGGAGGTGCTCACGGCCAGCGTGCGCTCCATGGAGCATTTTTTGTGCGCCCTGGCCGTTGGCAGCGACATCATCACCGCGCCCTACAAGATCCTCATGGATTGGGCCGAAGCCGGCCTGCCCATCCCCGGCCCGGCCTACATCTACGAACCGTCCGGCCTGGCCCCCATCGCCTACGAGCCCCTGAATCTGGACGGCCGCTGGCGGGACTACCCTATCGCCCATCCCCTCACGGACGCGGGCATGGCCAAGTTTTCGGCGGACTGGAATTCCCTGATCGACATGGAGGCCTGA
- a CDS encoding thioredoxin domain-containing protein produces MSERLILYLAGKTSGNSRLEAALRDWCDRFQPGRFRLEVVDVEKWSPKSRPLPVLAVPALALGATGRMFVGDFSNIASVMTALGCLLAAS; encoded by the coding sequence ATGTCTGAGCGTCTCATTTTATATCTTGCCGGAAAGACATCCGGAAACAGCCGGTTGGAAGCGGCGTTGCGCGATTGGTGCGACAGGTTCCAGCCCGGCCGGTTCCGACTGGAAGTGGTGGATGTGGAAAAATGGTCGCCGAAGTCGCGGCCGCTTCCGGTCCTGGCCGTGCCCGCCCTGGCGCTCGGGGCCACAGGCCGCATGTTCGTGGGCGATTTTTCCAATATCGCCTCGGTGATGACGGCCCTGGGATGCCTCCTGGCCGCATCCTAG
- a CDS encoding agmatine deiminase family protein: MPDNNIIWPAEFGAQAAVWLAWPGNVTDWPGKFAPIAWVYGEMVRKTTGAGQKVRLLVRDGAQEAKARRVLRDVGADMGLVEIFTAPMDRGWTRDFMPFFVHRDGRVVAVDFGFTGWAKYPDYEKDSAVGERVCGELGLEVVVPERDGRRVVLEGGAMDGNGAGDVLTTEECLLDATKQVRNPGFERADYEDVFAEYLGARNVIWLGGGIAGDDTHGHVDDLCRFVSRDTVVLCREDDPADANYRPLAENRERLSGARLADGGALAVIDLPMPRPLVFRGQRLPASYANFLITPRVVLVPTFNDARDRLALSILAEAFTDHEVVGISAVDLVWGLGAVHCLTHEEPAGV; encoded by the coding sequence ATGCCTGACAACAACATCATATGGCCGGCGGAGTTCGGGGCCCAGGCGGCGGTATGGCTGGCCTGGCCGGGCAATGTGACGGACTGGCCGGGCAAGTTCGCCCCCATTGCCTGGGTGTATGGCGAGATGGTCCGCAAGACCACGGGCGCGGGCCAAAAGGTGCGCCTGCTCGTGCGCGACGGCGCGCAGGAAGCCAAGGCGCGGCGGGTGCTGCGCGACGTGGGCGCGGACATGGGGCTGGTGGAAATCTTCACCGCGCCCATGGACCGGGGCTGGACCCGGGATTTCATGCCGTTTTTCGTGCACCGGGACGGCCGGGTGGTCGCGGTGGACTTCGGCTTTACCGGCTGGGCCAAGTATCCGGATTATGAAAAGGACAGTGCCGTGGGCGAGCGGGTGTGCGGCGAACTGGGCCTGGAGGTGGTTGTGCCCGAACGCGACGGCCGGCGGGTGGTGCTCGAAGGCGGGGCCATGGACGGCAACGGCGCGGGCGACGTGCTGACCACCGAGGAATGCCTGCTCGACGCGACGAAGCAGGTGCGCAATCCGGGGTTCGAGAGAGCCGACTACGAGGACGTCTTTGCCGAATACCTGGGCGCGCGAAACGTCATCTGGCTGGGGGGCGGCATTGCCGGGGACGACACCCACGGCCATGTGGACGACCTGTGCCGGTTCGTTTCCCGCGACACGGTGGTGCTGTGCCGGGAGGACGACCCGGCCGACGCCAATTACCGCCCCCTGGCCGAAAACCGCGAAAGGCTCTCCGGCGCGCGCCTGGCCGACGGCGGCGCACTCGCCGTCATCGACCTACCCATGCCGCGTCCCCTTGTTTTCCGGGGCCAGCGGCTGCCGGCCAGCTACGCCAATTTCCTGATCACGCCGCGCGTGGTGCTGGTGCCCACCTTCAACGACGCGCGCGACCGGCTGGCGCTTAGCATCCTGGCCGAGGCCTTTACGGACCACGAGGTGGTCGGCATCAGCGCTGTGGATCTGGTCTGGGGGCTTGGAGCGGTGCACTGCCTGACCCACGAGGAGCCGGCGGGAGTCTGA
- a CDS encoding response regulator, whose product MTSARVMIVEDEAITAMATGAMLKRMGHKVTASVGSGAAALEAFRRFPPDLVLMDIRLDGDMDGIETARAIRADSDVPVVFVTAYVDAQTRRRAAETSPFGFVPKPLDEYELDALFSRLRAVLPS is encoded by the coding sequence ATGACGTCGGCACGCGTGATGATCGTGGAAGATGAAGCCATCACCGCCATGGCCACGGGAGCCATGCTCAAGCGGATGGGCCATAAAGTGACCGCCTCCGTCGGATCCGGCGCGGCGGCGCTGGAAGCCTTTCGTCGTTTCCCCCCCGACCTCGTGCTCATGGATATCCGCCTGGACGGCGATATGGACGGCATCGAGACGGCCCGGGCCATCCGCGCCGATTCCGATGTGCCGGTGGTGTTCGTCACGGCCTATGTGGACGCCCAGACGCGCCGCCGCGCCGCCGAGACATCCCCTTTCGGCTTTGTTCCCAAACCGTTGGACGAATACGAGCTGGATGCGCTGTTTAGCCGGCTGCGGGCGGTCCTGCCGTCTTGA
- a CDS encoding arsenate reductase ArsC, giving the protein MLRVLFICVHNSARSQMAEAYLEKFCGDAVEVRSAGLDPTRVNPLVVTVMAEEGIDLSGKGTRKVFDLYRDGLLFDYVVTVCEESLEGQCPVFPGVTHRLHLPFPDPAKAEGTEAEKLAVVRTIRDSIRERMRSLADQIRAEGGKRPGDTWEGGKNA; this is encoded by the coding sequence ATGTTGCGGGTCCTTTTCATCTGCGTGCACAACAGCGCCAGGAGCCAGATGGCCGAGGCGTATCTCGAAAAATTCTGCGGCGACGCGGTCGAGGTCAGAAGCGCCGGCCTCGATCCCACCCGCGTCAATCCCCTGGTGGTCACGGTCATGGCCGAGGAGGGGATCGACCTGTCCGGAAAAGGGACGCGCAAGGTCTTCGACCTGTACCGGGACGGCCTGCTCTTCGATTATGTGGTCACGGTGTGCGAGGAATCCCTCGAAGGCCAGTGCCCGGTGTTTCCGGGCGTCACCCACCGCCTGCACCTGCCCTTTCCCGACCCGGCCAAGGCGGAGGGGACCGAGGCGGAAAAGCTGGCCGTGGTGCGGACCATCCGCGACAGCATCCGCGAGCGCATGCGTTCCCTGGCCGACCAGATCAGGGCCGAAGGGGGCAAACGCCCCGGGGACACATGGGAAGGCGGGAAAAACGCTTGA
- a CDS encoding response regulator, translating into MDDAPARRTVLIVEDDPLSARVAEKILARLGYGVCAVIETGEGAVAEAKAHAPDVVLMDINLAGNMDGVTAARAIIESLGAPVIFLTAAVDREIMDRVAATGAAGYIQKPVKLLDLKANLEMAITRRERERPCPTDAAAQLYRRLLEAVARAFDRPFAVVDPDGRVLFAHPDGRLAGELFADAFPAEPPAPTETDTPCPDASGQPLAWVRLLGRE; encoded by the coding sequence ATGGACGACGCCCCAGCCCGCCGCACGGTGCTCATTGTCGAGGACGATCCACTCTCGGCGCGCGTGGCCGAAAAAATCCTGGCCCGCCTGGGCTACGGCGTATGCGCCGTGATCGAGACCGGCGAGGGCGCCGTCGCCGAGGCCAAGGCCCATGCCCCGGACGTGGTGCTCATGGACATCAACCTGGCCGGGAACATGGACGGCGTGACGGCGGCCAGGGCCATCATCGAATCCCTGGGCGCGCCGGTCATCTTCCTCACGGCGGCCGTGGACCGCGAGATCATGGACCGCGTGGCCGCGACAGGCGCCGCCGGCTACATCCAAAAGCCCGTCAAGCTGCTCGACCTCAAGGCCAACCTGGAAATGGCCATCACCCGCCGGGAACGGGAACGCCCCTGCCCCACCGACGCGGCGGCCCAGCTCTATCGCCGGCTGCTCGAAGCCGTGGCCAGGGCCTTCGACCGCCCCTTCGCCGTGGTCGATCCCGACGGCCGGGTCTTGTTCGCCCATCCCGACGGCCGCCTGGCCGGAGAACTTTTCGCCGACGCTTTCCCGGCGGAGCCGCCGGCTCCCACCGAGACCGATACCCCCTGCCCCGACGCCTCGGGCCAGCCCCTGGCCTGGGTCCGGTTGTTGGGGAGAGAGTAG
- a CDS encoding SidJ-related pseudokinase, with amino-acid sequence MTDPGFPAFGLDGDFTAAWLAVRRVADLAACDPLALSPAVTDALRGLLARNDHARRTQARILYRDAAGVLVTLLAKGAPAQARAARKALADALATPGKPRMAAAEAVGGLPLAGIVPPEPPAADTAASPTTLADLLSRAGADPSVSPRRAGRSLVTSARQPGRLVVVKCLRHGEDPVGLALEGAWMERCAALDFPAPCHVPAPFRDGGAMLWAVADPLPDIPGRDGRGRCLAYVAREDYFRYPNDPCPEDFDGEGLCATLGRAALLLGWLAGRGIVHEAAIPLFHNRVQRERREDAGVYDWRLPGRLDRWLASSRHPNFGVSGLRDFEHLVCLSGAPGRLYRHLGNHFISLLLVAGSAFRQRDPDLVGRGPDGAPADARHLFDEAALARIIETIFTGYHEGFAGTPAAPPFNARELARRMVEEMGVDRHMTELLRVADQETMTDDAFVEFLTSRGLAPEAARAHARGAADVELVTGPHLGDFNNRTSLPELNEATAAAVAACLASRHGREYGN; translated from the coding sequence TTGACCGATCCGGGTTTTCCGGCGTTCGGTCTGGACGGGGATTTCACCGCCGCCTGGCTGGCCGTGCGCCGCGTGGCCGATCTGGCCGCTTGCGACCCGCTCGCCCTTTCGCCGGCCGTGACGGACGCGCTGCGGGGGCTGCTTGCCCGAAACGACCATGCCCGCCGGACCCAGGCCCGCATCCTCTACCGCGACGCGGCCGGCGTCCTGGTGACGCTTTTGGCCAAAGGAGCGCCCGCGCAGGCCCGGGCCGCCCGAAAGGCCCTGGCCGACGCCCTGGCCACGCCCGGAAAGCCGCGTATGGCCGCCGCCGAGGCCGTGGGCGGCCTGCCCTTGGCCGGCATCGTTCCTCCCGAACCGCCCGCCGCCGATACGGCGGCCTCGCCGACCACCCTGGCCGACCTGCTGTCCCGGGCCGGAGCCGATCCGTCCGTCTCCCCCCGCCGCGCCGGCCGCAGCCTCGTCACCTCCGCCCGCCAACCCGGCCGGTTGGTGGTGGTCAAGTGCCTGCGCCACGGCGAGGACCCGGTGGGGCTGGCCCTGGAAGGGGCCTGGATGGAGCGGTGCGCGGCCCTGGACTTCCCCGCTCCCTGCCACGTGCCGGCCCCGTTTCGGGACGGCGGGGCCATGCTCTGGGCCGTTGCCGATCCCCTCCCGGATATTCCCGGCCGCGACGGGCGGGGGCGTTGCCTGGCCTACGTCGCCCGGGAGGACTATTTCCGCTATCCCAACGATCCGTGCCCGGAGGATTTCGACGGGGAAGGGCTTTGCGCCACCCTCGGCCGGGCCGCCTTGCTCCTGGGCTGGCTGGCCGGCCGGGGAATCGTGCACGAGGCGGCCATCCCGCTTTTCCACAACCGGGTGCAGCGCGAACGGCGCGAGGACGCCGGGGTCTACGACTGGCGGCTGCCCGGCCGGCTGGACCGCTGGCTCGCCTCGTCGCGGCACCCCAATTTCGGCGTCTCGGGACTGCGCGACTTCGAGCACCTCGTGTGCCTGTCCGGCGCGCCGGGAAGGCTCTACCGCCACCTGGGAAATCATTTCATAAGCCTGCTGCTTGTCGCCGGCAGCGCCTTTCGCCAGCGCGACCCGGACCTTGTGGGCCGGGGACCGGACGGCGCGCCGGCCGATGCCAGGCATCTTTTCGACGAGGCCGCGCTTGCCCGGATCATCGAAACGATTTTCACCGGCTACCACGAAGGATTCGCCGGCACGCCGGCCGCGCCGCCCTTTAACGCCCGCGAGCTGGCCCGGCGCATGGTGGAGGAGATGGGCGTGGACCGCCACATGACCGAACTTCTGCGCGTGGCCGACCAGGAAACCATGACCGACGACGCGTTCGTGGAATTTCTCACCTCCCGGGGCCTCGCCCCGGAAGCGGCCCGGGCGCACGCCCGGGGCGCGGCCGACGTGGAACTCGTCACCGGCCCGCATCTCGGCGATTTCAACAACCGCACCAGCCTGCCGGAACTCAACGAAGCCACCGCCGCCGCCGTGGCCGCCTGCCTCGCCTCCCGCCATGGGCGGGAGTACGGGAACTGA
- a CDS encoding sll1863 family stress response protein, which produces MRKVLATLAVPLALILMLAAGCGKSDEEKAEKKPAAPTAQDVKTDVSKAAETTAAYTKDQLDKMRTDAAARLAAMDKEIDALSAKAATLTDQAKADAQKQLDALKAERADAGAKLDALKAAGQDAAKDLKTSFDAAMDKLTKGYEAAKKEIQK; this is translated from the coding sequence ATGCGCAAAGTGCTGGCGACCCTGGCTGTGCCCCTGGCCCTGATCCTGATGTTGGCGGCCGGATGCGGCAAGTCGGACGAAGAAAAGGCCGAAAAGAAACCCGCCGCGCCCACGGCCCAGGACGTCAAAACCGACGTGTCCAAGGCCGCCGAGACCACGGCCGCCTATACCAAGGACCAGCTGGACAAGATGCGGACGGACGCCGCGGCGCGGCTGGCGGCCATGGACAAGGAGATCGACGCGCTCTCGGCCAAGGCGGCGACCCTGACCGACCAGGCCAAGGCCGACGCCCAAAAGCAACTGGATGCCCTCAAAGCCGAGCGGGCGGACGCCGGGGCCAAGCTCGACGCTCTCAAGGCGGCTGGCCAGGATGCCGCCAAGGACCTCAAGACCAGCTTCGACGCGGCCATGGACAAACTGACCAAGGGCTACGAAGCGGCCAAGAAGGAAATACAGAAGTAG
- a CDS encoding arsenate reductase ArsC, with the protein MGRREKRLSPKKNILFLCTGNACRSQMAEGFARALKADVLNPYSAGVERHGLDPRAVAVMAEAGVDISGQTSKLVADLPPDVAFDAVITLCGAAHDTCPFFPGTVEKRHAGFDDPPALAAGAASEEEALDHYRRVRDAIREFVVKEF; encoded by the coding sequence ATGGGAAGGCGGGAAAAACGCTTGAGCCCGAAAAAGAACATCCTTTTCCTGTGCACCGGCAACGCCTGCCGCAGCCAGATGGCCGAAGGCTTCGCCCGGGCGCTCAAGGCCGATGTCCTCAATCCGTACTCGGCCGGCGTGGAGCGCCACGGCCTCGACCCCAGGGCCGTTGCCGTCATGGCCGAGGCCGGCGTGGACATCTCGGGCCAGACATCCAAACTGGTCGCCGACCTGCCGCCGGACGTGGCTTTCGACGCCGTGATTACCCTCTGCGGCGCGGCCCACGATACCTGCCCCTTTTTTCCGGGAACCGTCGAAAAGCGCCACGCCGGCTTCGACGACCCGCCCGCCCTGGCCGCCGGCGCGGCCTCCGAAGAAGAAGCCCTCGACCACTACCGCCGCGTCCGCGACGCCATTCGGGAATTTGTGGTGAAGGAGTTTTAG
- a CDS encoding TetR/AcrR family transcriptional regulator, with protein sequence MSVGRHAASERPRNREATKKRLREAVGRVLARQGFTAVGINTVAREAGVDKVLIYRYFGGLPGLVAAFSHDGDFWPSLDELIGGDEGTFLALPYAERVVIAVRNYLRGIRNRPMTQEILAWRFLEQNELTAALDNVRTMTGTRLMELVAVDQPAGFDVEAFNAVVGAAINHLAVRAARQEKTFAGLELADPESWERIEAMLARIIRAVFGQG encoded by the coding sequence ATGTCCGTCGGGCGCCATGCCGCAAGCGAAAGACCCAGGAACAGGGAAGCCACCAAGAAGCGGCTGCGGGAGGCCGTGGGCCGGGTTCTGGCCCGTCAGGGGTTCACGGCGGTCGGCATCAACACGGTGGCCCGCGAAGCCGGCGTGGATAAGGTGCTTATCTACCGTTATTTCGGTGGGTTGCCCGGTCTTGTCGCCGCATTCTCCCACGATGGGGACTTCTGGCCGAGCCTTGACGAGCTCATCGGCGGCGACGAGGGGACGTTTCTCGCCCTTCCGTACGCCGAGCGTGTGGTCATAGCGGTGCGCAACTATTTGCGCGGGATACGCAACCGGCCAATGACCCAGGAGATTTTGGCTTGGCGCTTTCTTGAGCAAAACGAATTGACGGCGGCCCTGGACAACGTGCGGACCATGACAGGGACGCGGCTCATGGAACTTGTCGCGGTTGACCAGCCCGCGGGGTTTGACGTCGAGGCGTTCAACGCCGTGGTCGGCGCGGCCATCAACCACTTGGCCGTGCGGGCGGCGCGGCAGGAAAAAACCTTTGCCGGGCTCGAGTTGGCCGACCCGGAAAGCTGGGAGCGCATCGAAGCCATGCTGGCCCGGATCATTCGGGCGGTGTTCGGCCAAGGCTAG
- the cysQ gene encoding 3'(2'),5'-bisphosphate nucleotidase CysQ: MRDLDLSALGGIARLAGHAVLEIYHNGFSVEEKADHSPLTTADTRSSALILEALAQVYPDVPVVCEETKAAPYETRRRYKRFFLVDPLDGTKEFIRRNDEFCVLIALIEAGQPVYGVIHAPVADTLYCGGPGIPATRRVAGGDAVPIRAVAPVPGQPLLAMGSRSHADAATAAYLARFPGVRLVSRGSALKFAALAEGACHLYPRLAPTWEWDTAAGHAVLLGAGGALTVPDGGEFRYNKPELLNGPFIARSFSEDAIDGNSILI; this comes from the coding sequence ATGCGCGATCTCGATCTGTCCGCCCTCGGCGGCATCGCCCGGCTGGCCGGACACGCCGTGTTGGAAATCTACCACAACGGCTTTTCCGTGGAGGAGAAGGCCGACCATTCGCCCCTGACGACCGCTGATACGCGTTCGAGCGCCCTCATCCTGGAAGCCCTGGCCCAGGTGTATCCGGACGTGCCCGTGGTGTGCGAGGAGACCAAGGCCGCGCCGTACGAGACGAGACGGCGGTACAAGCGGTTTTTCCTGGTCGATCCCCTGGACGGCACCAAGGAGTTCATCCGGCGAAACGACGAATTTTGCGTGCTGATCGCGCTCATCGAGGCGGGACAGCCGGTGTACGGCGTCATCCATGCGCCGGTTGCGGATACCCTCTACTGCGGCGGTCCGGGCATTCCCGCCACACGCCGCGTCGCCGGGGGGGACGCCGTGCCCATCCGCGCCGTGGCCCCGGTCCCCGGCCAGCCGCTTCTCGCCATGGGCAGCCGGTCCCATGCCGATGCCGCGACGGCCGCCTATCTGGCGCGCTTTCCCGGCGTGCGCCTTGTCAGCCGGGGCAGCGCGCTCAAGTTCGCCGCCCTGGCCGAAGGGGCCTGCCATCTGTATCCCCGTCTGGCGCCGACCTGGGAATGGGACACCGCCGCCGGCCACGCCGTGCTTTTGGGCGCGGGGGGTGCGCTGACCGTGCCGGACGGCGGGGAATTCCGCTACAACAAACCGGAATTGCTCAATGGCCCCTTTATTGCCCGTTCTTTTTCCGAGGATGCCATTGACGGAAATTCCATTCTAATTTAG
- a CDS encoding iron-containing alcohol dehydrogenase, which produces MAVREQVYGFFIPSVTLIGIGAAKQIPEKIKALGGTKPLIVTDKGVVKVGVCKMITDLLDAAGMKYHIYDETIPNPTDENVHKGVEVYKKEGCDSLITLGGGSSHDCGKGIGLVISNGGKIHDYEGVDKSSKPFMPYLAVNTTAGTASEMTRFCIITDLSRHVKMAIVDWRVTPHIAIDDPVLMVGMPPALTASTGMDALTHAVEAFVSTIANPMTDACAIEAIKLIFKYLRKAVANGQDMEAREGMCFAEYLAGMAFNNASLGHVHAMAHQLGGFYDLPHGECNAILLPHVESYNLIAKVEKFAEMAKIMGENIEGMAPRDAAELCLKAIRQLSVDVGIPAGLVELGKRYGKDVKAADIPTMTGNAQKDACGLTNPRCPTDKDVAAIYTAAL; this is translated from the coding sequence ATGGCAGTTCGCGAGCAAGTTTACGGTTTCTTCATTCCCAGCGTGACCCTCATCGGCATCGGCGCCGCCAAGCAGATCCCTGAGAAGATCAAGGCTCTGGGCGGTACCAAGCCGCTTATCGTCACGGACAAGGGCGTGGTCAAAGTCGGTGTCTGCAAGATGATCACCGATCTGCTTGATGCCGCCGGCATGAAGTACCACATCTATGACGAGACCATCCCCAACCCCACCGACGAAAACGTCCACAAGGGCGTGGAAGTCTACAAGAAAGAGGGTTGCGACAGCCTCATCACTCTGGGCGGCGGTTCCTCCCACGACTGCGGCAAGGGCATCGGCCTCGTCATCTCCAACGGCGGCAAGATCCACGACTACGAAGGCGTGGACAAGTCCTCCAAGCCCTTCATGCCGTATCTGGCCGTCAACACCACGGCCGGCACCGCTTCGGAAATGACCCGCTTCTGCATCATCACCGACCTGTCCCGCCACGTGAAGATGGCCATCGTTGACTGGCGCGTCACCCCGCACATCGCCATCGACGACCCGGTCCTCATGGTCGGCATGCCCCCGGCGCTGACCGCCTCCACCGGCATGGACGCCCTGACCCACGCCGTCGAGGCCTTCGTGTCCACCATCGCCAACCCGATGACCGACGCCTGCGCCATCGAAGCCATCAAGCTGATCTTCAAGTACCTGCGCAAGGCCGTGGCCAACGGTCAGGACATGGAAGCCCGCGAAGGCATGTGCTTCGCCGAGTACCTGGCCGGCATGGCGTTCAACAACGCCTCCCTCGGTCACGTCCACGCCATGGCCCACCAGCTGGGCGGCTTCTATGACCTGCCGCACGGCGAATGCAACGCCATCCTGCTTCCCCACGTCGAGAGCTACAACCTGATCGCCAAGGTCGAGAAGTTCGCCGAAATGGCCAAGATCATGGGCGAGAACATCGAAGGCATGGCCCCGCGCGACGCCGCCGAACTGTGCCTCAAGGCCATCCGCCAGCTGTCCGTCGACGTCGGCATCCCGGCCGGCCTGGTCGAGCTTGGCAAGCGTTATGGCAAGGACGTCAAGGCTGCCGACATCCCGACCATGACCGGCAACGCTCAGAAGGACGCCTGCGGTCTGACCAACCCCCGCTGCCCGACCGACAAGGACGTGGCCGCCATCTACACGGCCGCCCTGTAA
- a CDS encoding response regulator, whose translation MSEAVRVLLVDDEEIYVDTLRKRLARRGLTVLTAGSGEQALSILNENAVDVVLLDVKMPGMDGMETLSRIKHAHPRVEVIMLTGHANVDVAIRGMEQGAFDYLMKPAEMDDLYYKIQDAYKKIQLADKA comes from the coding sequence GTGAGCGAAGCGGTACGGGTGCTTCTGGTCGACGATGAGGAAATCTACGTGGACACGCTGCGCAAACGCCTGGCCAGACGCGGCCTGACGGTGCTCACGGCGGGAAGCGGCGAACAGGCGCTGTCCATTTTGAACGAAAACGCAGTGGACGTGGTGCTGCTCGACGTCAAAATGCCCGGCATGGACGGCATGGAAACGCTCTCCCGCATCAAGCATGCCCACCCCCGGGTGGAAGTCATCATGCTGACCGGACACGCCAATGTGGACGTGGCCATCCGGGGCATGGAGCAAGGCGCGTTCGATTACCTGATGAAGCCGGCCGAAATGGACGATCTGTATTACAAGATCCAGGACGCCTACAAGAAGATACAGCTCGCGGACAAGGCGTAA